In one window of Bizionia sp. M204 DNA:
- a CDS encoding DUF3857 domain-containing protein, whose amino-acid sequence MKNNLTLLLVFTFTIVSFAQRKTEPTPKEIQLAETLKETYPDDHVASESEHYHISFEYNKKTEKIEVLETITKKLISLDSRADIQVYSFYNSESEIESFEIKYKTDRDADFYIKDEAMKSDDLFHNDARVKYTNIDFPLKGYRYQIETVKRYKDIKYFTSLYFNDDYPAVKKTFTVAIPNWLDLELKEMNFNGFPIQKSIKTNEDFDGNIHTFTIENVPAMFDDSSAPGPSYIYPHILILAKSFTIDAVKTNIFESTQDLYNWYKTLVNSLENDNTELQAKVVELTQDAATDEEKIKNIYYWVQDNIRYIAFVDGIAGFKPDEASQVFKKRYGDCKGMANLTKQMLIEAGFDARLTWIGTNRIAYDYSTPSLSVDNHMICTIYTNGEPTYLDGTEKFNAYKEYANRIQGKQVLIENGDEFILNIVPKTAANFNKETINYNLSLENEQLNGTVSKTYNGESRSGLLQYLSQLQTDKKDTFLMWYLDGGDSNIKVTDIITSNLTDREIPINIHYNITINNAVSSFDDTMYIDLDLEKELSGYNFEKRKTDYVFDYKKHLESTTTLKIPDGYKIGSLPKDIAISNDNYNLKASFTQTDTTIIYKKDFEITESVIKKDGFNEWNDFIKNLNSVYNEQITLTKQ is encoded by the coding sequence TTGAAAAACAACCTCACGCTCCTACTCGTTTTTACGTTTACCATAGTTTCATTTGCACAAAGAAAGACAGAGCCAACGCCTAAAGAAATTCAACTTGCCGAAACGCTAAAAGAAACATATCCAGATGATCACGTTGCTTCGGAAAGTGAGCATTATCATATTTCATTTGAGTACAACAAAAAAACAGAAAAAATCGAGGTCCTAGAAACTATTACCAAAAAACTCATCAGTTTAGATTCTCGAGCAGACATTCAAGTGTATAGTTTTTATAATAGCGAATCGGAAATTGAATCCTTTGAAATAAAATATAAAACGGATCGTGATGCTGATTTTTACATTAAAGATGAAGCCATGAAAAGTGATGATTTGTTTCACAATGATGCCCGCGTAAAATATACAAATATAGATTTTCCTCTTAAAGGCTACAGGTATCAAATTGAAACTGTTAAGCGTTATAAGGACATTAAATACTTTACCAGTTTATATTTTAATGATGATTATCCAGCTGTAAAAAAAACGTTTACTGTAGCTATTCCAAATTGGTTAGATTTAGAATTAAAAGAAATGAATTTTAATGGCTTTCCAATTCAAAAATCAATAAAAACCAATGAAGATTTTGATGGTAATATCCATACATTTACAATAGAAAACGTACCCGCTATGTTTGATGATAGTAGTGCGCCTGGACCATCCTACATTTATCCGCATATTTTAATTTTAGCAAAATCATTTACTATAGATGCCGTAAAAACAAACATCTTTGAATCCACGCAAGATTTATATAATTGGTATAAAACACTGGTGAATAGTTTAGAAAATGACAATACGGAATTACAAGCCAAAGTGGTTGAATTAACCCAAGATGCAGCAACTGACGAAGAAAAAATAAAAAATATTTATTATTGGGTTCAAGATAATATTCGCTACATCGCCTTTGTGGATGGAATTGCAGGCTTTAAACCTGATGAAGCGTCGCAAGTTTTCAAAAAACGGTATGGCGACTGTAAAGGGATGGCAAACCTGACCAAACAAATGCTAATTGAAGCTGGTTTTGACGCACGCTTAACATGGATTGGCACCAACCGAATTGCTTACGATTATTCAACGCCTAGCCTATCTGTAGACAACCACATGATTTGTACTATTTATACAAATGGAGAACCAACATATTTAGATGGAACCGAAAAATTCAACGCCTACAAGGAATACGCAAATAGAATTCAAGGCAAGCAAGTATTAATTGAAAATGGGGATGAATTCATTTTAAACATCGTACCAAAAACAGCAGCCAATTTTAATAAAGAAACCATTAATTATAATTTATCCCTTGAAAACGAACAACTAAATGGAACGGTTTCAAAAACCTATAATGGCGAAAGTCGCTCGGGATTATTACAGTACTTAAGTCAGCTACAAACCGACAAAAAAGACACCTTTTTAATGTGGTATTTGGATGGAGGCGATTCGAATATTAAAGTAACGGATATTATAACATCTAATTTAACCGATAGAGAAATACCTATAAATATCCATTACAACATTACGATAAATAATGCGGTTTCATCCTTCGATGATACCATGTATATTGACTTGGATTTAGAGAAAGAATTATCAGGTTATAATTTTGAAAAGCGCAAAACCGATTATGTTTTCGATTATAAAAAACATTTAGAATCCACAACGACGTTAAAAATTCCAGATGGTTACAAAATTGGAAGCCTTCCAAAGGATATTGCTATTTCCAATGACAATTACAACTTAAAAGCATCCTTTACCCAAACGGATACTACCATTATTTATAAAAAGGATTTTGAAATCACGGAAAGCGTTATTAAAAAGGACGGTTTTAATGAATGGAATGATTTTATAAAAAACCTTAATTCTGTTTATAACGAACAAATCACCTTAACCAAACAATAA